From the genome of Faecalibacterium prausnitzii:
CGTTCTGAAAAGTTCATGCGAGGCGTTCAGATCATGGATCAGATGATACCCGGTATGCAGGAGAAAATCTTGTCCGGGCAGTTCAAAGTCAGTGATGCCGATATGCACCGTCTTGCCAGAGCAGATTTTCCGAACCGCAAGCAGATCGTGCACGAGATTCTGCACCCGGAGGACCGCCCTGCTCCGCAGAAACGAATCTACGGAATCAACTATTCTGCACTGGAAGCTGCCGTCCGGCGAATCCAGCAGGATGTTGATTTCCTGATGAAGTATCTCCCCAAGGTGCCTGATGATGCCTATGTGAAAGTGGAGACCACGAAGATTCTCAAACAGCACAAGGCATATATGGCACAGTTTGAAGAAATGCTGAACGATGAAAAAGTCGCATAACGACAGGCACTTGTAAGCCATCAACGAGCCACCAGCCGCAAGTGCAGGGCGGAAACCATCTGCGCCCTTGCGCCTGATATGAAATTGGAACTTTGATTTTCTCGCCCAACTTAGCCACGGTGGGACGATCAAAGGAGCGTGCGTTTGAACAAAAAGAAAAAGTCCACAAACACTTCCCCTTACCCCGATGAAGTCATCGACCGTCTGGCACGGGCATTCTATCCGGCGGTCCTTGCCTGCTGGAACAGTGAGGAAGGACAACGGGAGTTTGCCGCATGGCAGGCGGAATAGGCTCATATTGCAACCAAAGAAAAACAGGAAGTTCCCGTTGGGGAACTCCCTGCCTTACTTATCGTGTGTGGATTTTTGCAGGGTGCGTCCTTCGGGGCGCACCCTGTTTTTGCGTTTAGTCCTCTAATCCGTGGTTCCCAGCCACGTTCTTCAGATATTCCTCCGGTTCGCTGTTCAGAATCAAGTCTGCATACGCCAGAGGGTCATTATAGATGAGGTAGTCCAGCTCTGACCGCTGCGCCATGGTAACATCCAACGCATCCTCGACCCCGGTACAGTCGATAGAGATTTTTCTCCCATCCCGGAGCAGCAGCTCCACACAGCCGGTGTCCATGTTGAAATGGCAAGCTCTTTCATCGTACTTCATGTTTGTGTCCTTTCTGCCTTACGGCACTCTTACAGTGGTCTGTCGTGCTTTCTTATGATAAGGTCTAGGACGTTTTTCGATGGAAGCAAGGGATTCGTTCTGTTTTCCAATGAATACAAAAAATCCGAACCCTTCTCCTATCGGAAAAAAGTTCAGATTTTGTTGTTGTGGTGCACCTCCAGGGACTCGAACCCTGGGTCCACTGATTAAGAGAAACCGACGTGCAACAATCATCAATTTCCAGAATTACACAAATTTATCATTTTTATCGTTTTATCGTAAATCAGCATTTTGCATCTGCTGCATTCTTTGCACCTGTTATCCCATCTTGCATCCGTTATCCAGCCGTTCCGGTGTGCAAAAAGTGTGCAAAAATGTGCAGAGCCAAAATCAACCCCTTAAAACAGGCATTGGGTTTTTATACAAAGCCGGGAAAATGGCCGCTGCAATCTAGCCTGTTCAGACCGAGCATCAAATGTACATCAACAACCATGATTCATGGCAGGGATTTGGACAATCGAACAGACACTACCTTATATAGAAAGAGGTTCACTATGAACAAACTGCATTCCTGCTGCTTCAACATAAACACAAACCGAGTGGAAGCCCGATTTGCGGACGGCTCTGCCGTTGCCATCGACTGCACCGCCATTGAGGACAAATACGGCAACACCCCGGCACAGCGGGCAGAACTGGACTGGCTGCTGTACCATAAGCCCTTGGAGTATGCACAGATGGTGCTGGATGGGGAGATCAAACGTTTCCTGTCACTCGGCTGCGACCACGGCAGACTGGAAGATCAATGACATAACAACCACAGCCCCGCCTTGGCGAAGAAGAAGCCAAAGCGGGGCTGTGGTTTAATGCAGGAGAAATGAAAGGAACTTAGCGCAGTTCTTCAAGCAATGCCGTACACCCTTCCAGCACATCCCGCCATGTGGCTTCAAAATCTCCCGTGAACCATGGGTCTGCTACCTCACGGGGCTGACCTGTATGCGCCATCAGCAGAGATACTTTATGCTGTGGGTCACCGCCGACAAGCCGCAGGATGTCGCACAGATTGCTTTCATCCATGCCAATCAGATGATCACACCGTGCATAATCCAGCCGGGTCATCTGCCGAGCGGTCTTGCCGTTGCAGTCGATGCCATGTTCTGCCAGCTTCTGCTGCGCAGGAGGATAGACCGGATTTCCGATCTCCCATGCACTGGTGGCGGCTGATGCGATTTCAAATCGCTCGGAAAGTCCTGCCTTGGACACAAGGTCTTTCATGATATATTCGGCCATCGGGCTTCGGCAGATATTTCCCAGACAAACAAATAAGATTCTGGTCATGCCGGGTCGTTCTCCTTTTTGCTCCTAAAGGTATAGCCGCCGTGGGTGGTGCGGATAAAGCTACCGCAGTCGGCCAGCTTCTTTCGCAGATTGGAAACGGTATTTGCCACGACCTTTAAGGTATCGTCACAGTTTTGCCCCCACACTGCCCGGAAAAGTTTCTCTTTGGAAAAAACTTGTTCTTCATGGGAAGCAAGTATCAGCAACAGATCAAACTCCAGTCTTGTAAGGGATGTTTTTCTTCCGTTGCATGACACTTCGTGGGTCATTCCATCCAGCGTCAGTCCCGGAAAAACCAGCTTTTCCTGTGAACCAATTGATATCTGCTCTGCCTCGATGTGCTCCCGTTCCAGAAGCATCCGAATCTTTTGCTCCAATTCCGGGTCAGGCTGTCGGGTCTTTATAACGATCATGACAAACTCCTGTGTGAATTTTATTCTGCGGCGGCATCCATTTCCCGGAGCAGGTTCACCATCTCAATGGCGCTGACCGCACAGTCATAGCCTTTATTGCCTGCTTTGGTACCTGCCCGTTCGATGGCCTGTTCGATGTTTTCGGTGGTCAGAACACCAAAGAGCACGGGAACTCCGCTTTCCAGTGAAATCGTGGCAATGCCTTTGGAAACCTCATTGCA
Proteins encoded in this window:
- a CDS encoding winged helix-turn-helix domain-containing protein — translated: MIVIKTRQPDPELEQKIRMLLEREHIEAEQISIGSQEKLVFPGLTLDGMTHEVSCNGRKTSLTRLEFDLLLILASHEEQVFSKEKLFRAVWGQNCDDTLKVVANTVSNLRKKLADCGSFIRTTHGGYTFRSKKENDPA
- a CDS encoding low molecular weight protein-tyrosine-phosphatase; translated protein: MTRILFVCLGNICRSPMAEYIMKDLVSKAGLSERFEIASAATSAWEIGNPVYPPAQQKLAEHGIDCNGKTARQMTRLDYARCDHLIGMDESNLCDILRLVGGDPQHKVSLLMAHTGQPREVADPWFTGDFEATWRDVLEGCTALLEELR
- a CDS encoding DUF6061 family protein encodes the protein MKYDERACHFNMDTGCVELLLRDGRKISIDCTGVEDALDVTMAQRSELDYLIYNDPLAYADLILNSEPEEYLKNVAGNHGLED
- a CDS encoding DUF6061 family protein; its protein translation is MNKLHSCCFNINTNRVEARFADGSAVAIDCTAIEDKYGNTPAQRAELDWLLYHKPLEYAQMVLDGEIKRFLSLGCDHGRLEDQ